cccaaccctccccctaatctgggacagtggtatgacagtacaacataagaacgaactataaaaatcagttgaaaaaggcttaattcatcagatagacaaaaaataaaagtggacgtggccgggtacttatacatcccgacacaaaaagacacaatgaacagatctgagagtactcgcagttatccgagagctagttcaaagccattaacaactaataaaaaaaatcatgcctaaaAGACTAAGCTATGTTCCTCATTGTCATCtctttaaattaaagaaaaaaaattaaatgaattaacCGTATACAAATCCTTACTGTGTCCACCTTAGTACTCTATTCATGTGCCAAATTGTACCTCGATTTCGCGGGCATCTTTTAGTCTTATAAATATAGTTACCCATTGATTTGATTCCCCATCCTGTGATGAAACATTTGCATTTTGTGTAATACAGTGTTTTGTGAGCTATGCCAGGAATTGGCTTGACACGATAAGATTGCGTGGCGTTTCTTTCCAGAAATAATATGGCTATATCATATCCTTTAAGAAAGTTGTTGTCATAATTTGGATGCTGAAAAGGAGatgaagatatatatattggtTCACACCCATGCTGTTCAGTAAGCAAAGCAAAAGCACAGACAGCAAAATTCCCTCTGAcgttttaaattaaagttccTATTCACGGTCGAAGTAATAATCAACCTCTGAAAATCCCATATACGCATTTTCCTTTAGTAAAATTACATTGAtcggttttgaaaaaaatctccTCGTTTAAATATGATCTagtgttaaaaataatttttacaacCCAATAAATCGAAAAGAATCAAAAATACCACACCGTACGTGCTCAACCAATTGTCACTCAATGACCGAACGATTTTTTCACTTGGTTGAGTGCTTCAAAAACGATCTGCAAATCTGAAACAACTTTAATTAcgttgtttttattaaatggttagccatcaatcaatcattttcaTACAATTATACTGCATTTGTAAATAACATGGAAACTTCGTGTCTGTACCAAATCAATCTTAACCAAAAATACTTTTCGTTATTTAGGATGTTTCAAGTTGCCTATTAATAATGACCGCCACTTCtttcacggtgggtatggttgtccttaacccgaataattcagtcgttatattccgctgatctacgAAGGCTACATTAACGCCGGAACGTCTTCCTCGATAAACACCGTCAACCGGAAAATTCACACCGCTATGCAATATGGGACTTTTGATTTAAGTTGGCAGCTAAAGAAGGAGGAGTTCTGGATGTTTATTGATGTTAAATGATGAAAACTGATGTTAATTGatgttaattaattattatcgGATTTGTGTTAATTGAACACACGTGTTTGGTAAGACAATTACAAGACAGTTGCGCAGACTCATTATAATGATCGCAGCCGATTGGCTCTCTCTCGCAGAGAGCAGGCGACGCGGCCAATGATCATAAGGAGTTCAAGCCCTCGTGTGGGAGAAAATCGGACACGGAAAGGACTTGAATTGTTCGAGTtaggttgtcctgcgagagaacgtactgtgctggtgatttggtcctgtcaggtgctggtgggtcctgattctgtgctggtgggtttgtttacattgtatcagaacggcaattAAACGACTATTTTGCTGCTTAATTTGTCTCTGGAGCGTgataagtaccatgcaaagtatattacaacaatattatattgcaaaaatcgtgcaagttcgttaaacggaattgtcctgacgccgtgctggtgataagaaaaacggtcctggtacTGTGCTCCTaagtcctggttctgtgcttatatattttagttaaaagtggcatatattcaagatcattgatgctgtactgttattgactagttaactgttgtctgctttcttgaaattgacattgttgtgaatctgtttactgtaattatgacagaaaaaatacccctattttttttttttttttttaaattaactgtaatcttatttattagCCTGTTAATATAACCCTTCTTGTCCCCTTTTAAGatgagaaaatatgtttacgattttcgggtATACGAccattttgcaagatcaccaaaatacgttgtacTTTATACAATACGtgtacttatataaagtagatgatgtggtatgtttgttgtcaatggacaaatttccataagaaaccaaaggaagtatgaTTGTATTAACAACCATATACGTCATCGTACGACCGTCAACAATAAtcgataaaataaaaatgtaaaaggtttcgCATGaaaaatggagagcaaaaaaatagaacaaaggactttctgagcgtttgaatcatatgactttagcagcttaaaacacatttgtttgtgaacaattgagtgctgactataagaatgacaataatattgcggtttttttttttaaggggtGGTTGGGCTGGGGGATAAGTTAGAGAGATGTTAAAGTGAAAGTTTtaagcttggaatagtttcccgtaagatataaaagttgtattttaaaagaaaaatgtatcttatagctattaagaatcacttgctgcatctgtaagattttttaacataatttttttgcCGAAACGGTtatcaggtatttttttttcgaaagttcgatagaacacaaaaaaaaaatcactattttatgaaagggaagaCTAGAATAggtcagagaatgaagacgagataaccGAGAGAACACTAACAAAActaagatttcttagctttttcatttcaaaattccaaaataaacaaatatttttgataaagaattacggaggaggaagtgaacaatgtgttctacttttctataattataaatatttttaagaataaaaatcaaatgtgacTTCatcataattgaaaatgagtaaatggaaaaaaaaacaaactaaaatacacttttatcttaataaagaattacgggggaggaagtgaacaatttcaaaaattaaaatatctcgtagcttcatactaccaattgagtataaaacaagtatataagtttaaaaaagaaattcttagATCAGATACctacattttactttaaaaggTCATAACACGAAAAACTGGCTTaatcagtgtatgtaaagtgcggatcctaaaatatcatttttactgtatatgccataaatgtctaatgtagaatgataaataatcagacgaactttttttaatttttgaagaaaatgaagaaaattagttaaaatgtatatgttcagaaatacataatactaataaaacaaagtaagagatgcgagcgggtttttatcgcgcctaaagccatccagctgtgaaatatataccaaaataggtgaatatttaggacatttcacgaacagatcgtgcaggtgctttataacttACATGCATgtaagatgttgttgcagtaaaaatattcattttaatacaattattagtGTTGTgtaacgtagaatatgttttgtcattcagtttcttcatatttaactaaattccactatgatgatttcgtaatgctagtcatgtttactgtcgaataatgatactattctttcattttcactgtggagcgaatcattagtattgtatatgcggtgcattttcactgtatattttttttttatctattacagctcatttctttaagcatatagagcaagactttagttgatttgcttgcttttttgtattgaataatcattatgataacacccaatttaattaaaatattaaaaacacaggttaaactatgcctattcatattgttttaaaatgtcaatcttatttacaaagtttgtataaacaattttacaaacaaagcaagtaagccaaccaaagttttgctttacatgcattaggaaattagctgtaaagccttaatttagtcGACTTTCTCAAataatagataaagtaagagaaagatttgataaaatttagcttacggaggaaagttcggttttaaaacactctaataaattcaatagaaataacatttatttcaaatgtattccatttagtttcttataaagcgtatagggatctttattttcattttttttttatccatttcaccactaattacgtacatcttgatatatattgcacctttgttttcccgtttaaaaggttttacactggagccctttataacttgctgttcggtgtgagccaagactccatgttgaagaccgtgttttgacgtataatggtctatttttataaattgtgactcgaatggagagttgtctcattgtcacatacgacatctatatatggctcaaaaacgaaacgagacgggataaaaagggataaaaaaatccacgctacttttttaatatatttataatgggcttaatatgagtcaaaataaagtaaaatagtgggtcgcaTTTTGGTATAAGCATCAcgccggattgccgattttttgcaagcgtgacaggtgaaagtcaaatgattgtgtagtaaaaaacgggaaatgaagtctagcgggacacggataattacaaaaaaatataactgcatagtataagcgggatacgggaatctgacaaaacaataagcggaatacgggaatctgCCAAAACAGAAAATGTAGCATGCATTTTgtgtacaataacccaaatgtgcatggttttacctctgtggtagtatccattcgcggatctagatttttcataagtaggggcccactgactgcctaagagggcccGTTGCTGTcacgctccagtgattccctatataagttaaaatcaagtagaaacgtaatctgaagaatccaatatgacattttgagaatcgcttttgttacaagtttgaaaagctatatatttgataaagtaTGAATGAgaagtttgtatttcaatttgaaaatacatgtatcataaatcctaaagtTATCAACTAAGccaagtttttttcatttgttgcaagtgcatttatcacataattctacaataaaaatttctcgcatctttgaaaattctacattaataatgactgcactaacagtgataattcatcgcatctatagttaaaatggatcgctttcaataatcgatatgctatattatgatgcttttataacacttatttgaactttaatgctatgtttgtatattataaagacatatcacaatgaaaatatgttaaaacttaacttaaaatcctttaacttgatattttcaaaacgtaaacaaatacagttttcccatgatcctttattctacaatagacatacccgcatcagagacatatatacatatatgtgtatatatgtctctgcccgcatataacagtaaaaatgaactagctggattcgcactttatattcACTGAATTTAAACTGGTTATCAACCCGAATCGCTATAAGATCATATATAAGCTCACCTGTCTCGAGGGGTCGTGTGAAGTTCATTAATTGTCTTGGCGTCCGCAATTACAAAATgatcttttctgaaattacttgaccaaatgttaccaaatgttttttcaagagtgaatctaggaaaaacaatattcatcaacaaacatgaccaCTGTCTGTTAAAATGTATTCGAGTTTTTAGTTGCAGCCGATTCCATTGAGTATGTAagcaaaggtaatatctttgccGGGTTAGCTTGCTTATTAGCtaaaccgtgaagtcattgtttggtaaggtatactaccctcctttcgaaggAGCCTGGTCCTACAGGCAGAAAGATGTGTAAGTTGTCGGACTAGTCTATTCTTAAAGTAGGGTAGTTAACATAACCTAACAATAACTTTTCTGTTCAGCAAGCAAGATAACCAAAGATATTCCCTTTGTCTACACACTCATTGAAATAGGCTTTAATATTGCAAAAGTTCAAGCCATTAGGACAAAACTTGCcgagtaaaaaaaaccaatgtcCATCTgccttgcacatttcagaaaattcagatcagataacgaaactgggtctagcaacatttataagcaatttaagattttgacccTCACAGTTTCTATTCACCACACatattctcgttacaacgaattattttaaatacaaaaataccaatTGCAGCCTTTTgtatatctattaatatatgtatacggataaagttatgaaaggcagcAGCTAACATGCCTCGCCAGGGTGGAAGCTAAAGAGTCCAcgaaaatttgatttaaaacctTTATTCGTTCCAACAAAGTTATTGAGATTTTGTTGAGGATTAAACCATCTACGAAAacaagaatgttttttttttagaatttacagCTCTTCGAAAATAATTGTAAAGCAAACCATTGATTAAATTGCTTGCTATGATTGTTTGGATGTTTGTAAACGACAGGTAAGTAGTCTGTTTACTATATACTAAAATTTGTTTGGACAATAAACATTAACTTTCATTCCTGTCAGTTTGTATTTGTTCAATCAAATCCCAGTATGTATTGAAACGCCGCCTACCTATTGTTTGAAAACATCCAAGCAGATATAGCAAGCAAGTCAATCAAATTTTTTTGCATGCTTTTATAGAAGAGCTTTACTATATAATGCAAAGAAGCGTTTACGTCTTTCACCAAAAAAATACCTCTCAATTTCTTGTTGTCCTATGTAAGCTTTCGTACCATTTCCCTCAATTCATGATCAttaaattgaactgtaaaatatttcttggtaccttcttaattcctttataagtcttatgtaaacataattatgacaataactGTTACGAGCACAAGATTCACTGCACAGTTTAAAAGTTGAATGAGGAGGGTTGGTTGGGTAGAAGTGGGGAGGGGTATGCGGAGCGCTAAAAACAAACATgtctatgcggcatgggctttcGTCATTGTTGAAGCATCAAAGTAAGAGGCATTTAATCtcttaataaaactattcttattttagatactatatgttgttatctgatattggacgaaagatgttgcccttttatataaaaatgtattacaagttacgatcatttgaaaacacatattaaacagccaaatggatgcacaagagctaaaataggagtcatatATCCTATTGACAACAATTATCTGCCCAATTTCtgatccaaaatcaccagcactgtatcaggacccaccagcacagtataaGGACATgcataaattgagaaaatgctaaattttgataaattgcaATGTGTTTTGCTCAAAATAGTTTTGacgtgtggattgcggtatagaaagcggactcattgagcatttttgtttcattttttcagttcaagattttctgaaaatgagcatttttgtgttacgcttactgaaacagtttagagggtcaacttttaaatgtttaacatatgaacccataagaaacaaaattgaaaaatctcaactgttttcttccattttttatgagtgaaaacgtcaaaaatcatcattttcgtctttgtttaaattttttattgatcaccaacacccgtcaggaccgaatcaccagcacagaacgttctctcgcaggacaaccatacccacacTATATTTTCGTCGTTGCATGTCTAAAATCGATTTCTCGGATGAGACGACTAATGTACTATTCAACATTTTTGGAAACCCCTGTTATTTGTATGTCagataaatacattttgcaaaCGAATAAGGTTTGTactttatttaagaattaaaagcttcattttgtaaatttattggggtgtaaaagcgttgaccgaagtacattttgtatgaagcgcggaagcgcttcatactaaaaatgtgcgcacggtcaacgcttttacacccctataaagttacaaaaagaagcattcaatatttataattacatttttagctatgatctgaaaacacgaattttatattttttgtattttattcacctgtgcactttattgtggtaccacgtgttatcatgaatgaaaagtatTATTGAGTGAtacaattgcttacggaatatcacgtgatgtgcagttatagccataattaaaataaagtattataatgaaacatacatctaatgtaattactaATGTATAACTTACCACATTGAAGCTTTTGACTGGGATATACTGTTCATAACCTTCCCAGAAATACCTGTTATACTCTCCGACTACCACACTTAACCCGCGTctcctaaaagaaaaaaagaaataaatattatattaaactGTCATCTTCCTTTTGACCTTTCGtgtaataaaagttaaattacGAGGCCTCAGTGACCGAGTAGTCGAACTGCTGTATCACGGACACGACCGGAACATTGTGGCACCatctttcaatctttcaagatttattaCTCCTGAACGGTGAACGAGAATATCTTTAATAtcgaacttgacctccattttgtcatcagtagcAACAGCTTTGGTTAAACGGTTAATGGGTAAATACACGGACATTGATTATGGCAGTCACATGTCCGCTTCCCGCCCGGATGCCTGCTCTCCGTAAATTTCCAAATCAATAACTGTTACAGATCTTCCATCGGAAAACCGATTAAAAtccataatataaaaaagtatttaaaaaagtgTTTGACAATAATGAGTCTTGAGAAAGAAAGACAGGAAGCGACATTttcataaactttaaaatatcccGAATGGTAAGCACacaatcggcaatcctcgggtgaCTCCGCTTCTCTCCTTCTATCTTAGATGAGGTACGGAATTGGCCGAGTTGTGACGATTGGGTAAGCACATCTATTCCGCATGTCCGGAAGCATATCCTGTTCCGCATGCGTAACATAAACTTTcgattacatattttttaattctaagAAAAGCTAACCTTGATCCATCCAGACAATGTGCTGCTGTAATGACCACGTCATAAGATATTAGTGTACCGCCACAGAATACACCATAAGCCGATATAAGTCCAACCTGCCACGGCCATGAACTTAGTGAAGCATCACGACCTCCAACAATAAAGCTTTCTGGTACCCTGGTCTTCCCTCCATTTCCCACCATTAAACTATCTGGTACCTTGTTCTTCTCTCCTCCTTCAACTATGAGACTATCTGGTACCCTGCTCTTCTCTTTTCCTCCTTCAACTATAAGACTATCTAGTATTTTAGACTTCTTTCCAgctgattttaaaaaaaaggacaatTATTAGTTCAAATATGTTGGGCTAGCTAgaggggaaaaaaatattaccgaAATGGGTCGAAACTTACTTCATAATTGTAATAATATCTCTCTAACGAAACTAAATGAACTTAGCACTATGACGGCTCACCAATGACATCCTCGTTTCaattatttagtaaaaataaagttatagcTTAAAGGGTGATATAACGTATCACAATGTATCATGCTCACACAAGGCCTGTATGATTTCACAATTCAGAGTGCCTTGATTTTAAATTCCGGAGAATAGTGCGACGACATTTTCATATATGGCCGTAACGGCCTTTACGTGAGAATATTTCCAGTGCTGCTGGTCTATTTGTCTGTTCTTTCGGCAGTGttcaggttttttttgtgtctCTCTCGATATCAGATTTACGATGGTTCCTTAAGTATCATTTCCTATTTCCAATACTACTTTTGATGTTAAAAGTAGTATAATTTAGGATTCGTTCACTAAATCTAATCATGATATATATCTAATTCATTTGTGCCCTTAAGAGAAGAGCGCCCGAGTTACGATAGATCTTAGTTTTAATCAGGTTGACCGTTCTCTACATTGAACTGTAAGTCTTTGCTGTACATATTGTTACTGTTTAGTGTTTCGCTGTATTTCTTAGATTGGAAccagtttgaaaaaaaagtgtgtTCATGTGTTAGCTtaatatatacacaaaaaagaagatatgatatgattgctaatgagacaactctccacaagagacataatgacacagaaattaataatgtttgtacataaaagaataaataataaaatatgcaaatgttattaaaaaaaatgagaatgtgGAATGTAATAGGTTTCTTGACAAAACATAACAGCAAGACAaaactaataaattaaaatatttacctgTAAATTTTCCTATGAACAAACAAAACGACATCACAATAACAAGTCTGAACATTTCctgtaaaaaagaaatacatacatttttattttttttatcttttactgCCTTCTAGCATGTGaaagttttatatttgaaaaaaaattacaataggGGTTCTCGGTAGCCTTGTTGTTTTAGTAGTcaaacaactacatgtatatctatagTCTGTCAACAGTAGTTTGTGAGTTATAATCCAGTTGAGCAGTGCCGCCGGACTCCAACCTAAAAtcgactaggattgtcagttttcttaCAAAAGGTTGGTGGTTTGCTTCGCACACTTCAGTCTcccccaaaatttcaaaatgaccgcCAAGAAAATAGCGCAAAGGGCTGTAAGTATCGTTTAAAAACAACGAATAAATCAAAGCTACAATGCAAATCATAATACctgtaatattaaaaatacttttGATTAAGGTGGTaagggagtctaaaataaaaatgatagaatttgttcatactttgttaaaatttagtatattgatatatgttgaaaaatataataaaaatggtaggtcaccgcgcattttctcaagctacaggacgtgacaaaatgacacatttttatttggatTATACAGGATAAAGCTCCATTTTGGGATTAGacactaaacaaaatgatagaattgttaaatacttaaggaaaagatagctttcagacaatgctttgataatatcaaaagaaaagatagagTCACCGAACGTTTTccccggctaaaatacaaaatagaaaaattcctatagattccttcagaaaatgcaatGTTTTAGAGTAACCTCCTCTTAAATTGCCAATtcagaaacaaattaaaacaaccaaaattaatcaacatttgcaaaaatagtaatatttataagttatattcttatgcattggttcttttaaatgaaaatttacattaaatatctgcattcctgcatcaaattttgctgacTTGaaagaaaatctggacctttggtactctattttttacaatccaagatggaggaagacacccacaCCACCTTAAAGGCTGTACTAAAACGTACGCAATAGATTGACGGGTGTCGGGCAAggcatacccgtagccagggggggtcggggggttcggacgaaccccccttgaaaactattaagcactgttaaagtcgatgttctgttcgaattgtgactgttaaagtcgagtttgtgagtcaaacaaacccccctttggaaattcctggctacgggcctgcaAGTGGTGACATCATAGATCAATAAAGCTACATAACAGTATTGAATCTTTT
This Mytilus trossulus isolate FHL-02 chromosome 14, PNRI_Mtr1.1.1.hap1, whole genome shotgun sequence DNA region includes the following protein-coding sequences:
- the LOC134697902 gene encoding elastase-1-like → MKRKRNNNYGNKKRQWVTKRRKKQSSEGEPMEEVEDADNISEATNEYCENDMEINEKEMFRLVIVMSFCLFIGKFTAGKKSKILDSLIVEGGKEKSRVPDSLIVEGGEKNKVPDSLMVGNGGKTRVPESFIVGGRDASLSSWPWQVGLISAYGVFCGGTLISYDVVITAAHCLDGSRRRGLSVVVGEYNRYFWEGYEQYIPVKSFNVHPNYDNNFLKGYDIAILFLERNATQSYRVKPIPGIAHKTLYYTKCKCFITGWGIKSMGLPSAASRNVESKSDGHGHLAVTLQEAEIEVISNSKCNSRRYWDGLVKPTNICAFHKKTAACEGDSGGPLVCKVQNQYILVGVTSWGSSSCMSYPTVFADIAKFWEWTQDRILQYRMLLREIKTDDTKLEMEMNIFQEK